ACTGCATTATTCGGAGAAATGATGCGCGAAATGATATTACGCTGGTTTAGCGACTCTCGCAATTTGTTTCCTCCCGATGCGTTTTATCAACTGGAAAATGCAATGCGTCAAATGGAAATGGGATATTCATTCTGGAATTTAATTTTTTCACTTCTCCTATATCCTGTTTTTGGAATGTTCGGAGGATTTATCGGATGGGGAATTTTTAAGCCAAAAGTTGTGTATGTTCAGCAAGTTCAAAATCAACAAATTTCCAATCAATCGCCATCGCAGTGAAATGAACAAAAGCAACGGTAAAAAAATACTGCTCGATAAATAATGTTCGCAACGTGAAAAATATCTTTTCAAAAAATTCCACTTCCATGTTGCTGTTGTTAATTCTTGCTGCTGTCGAGAACATACTATCGGAAAATAATTCCGTGAACAATGTGCTTTCTCATTCTGCGTACATAACAATATTCCCTTCCGAACAATCGCTTTCCATTGTTGATACGTTTGTTGTTGTAACTTCCGGTTCCGAAATTCCGCTTCGGCTTTCCCAAACGTTTGAAATTGATGCTGCAGAAATCAACGGAAGAAGAACCATTCCACTTCGCGAAGGAGCATTGTTGCAGATTCGCGATGTGCTTTCCGATACCAATACAATCGTCCTTCAGTATCACGGAAGAACGCCGTCGAACGAAATGACACATTGTTCCGATTCGTTTGCAGTGTTGCGCGAAGAAGACGTGTTACCGCAAGGTTTTCACGATTATCGTTTTGCAACAATAACGTTGCAGGTTCCGAATGATTGGGAGGCAATTGCTTCTGGGAAACTGATAGAAAAAAAAACGGAAAACGATTCGGTAATTTTTTGCTGGAAAACGGAAACGCTCGTTCCTTCGTTAGGATGGTTTGTTGCGGGAAAATATTATGTTGCTACAACCTATGTTGATTCGATTCCGATAATGACGTATGTATCTTTTTCGGATACGGCGGTTGTGGAAAAATTACATTCACTTTCCAAAAATGTTTTGAAGGTATTTCAGGAAAAATTCAACACCTATCGCTTTCCGAAACTTGCGATCGTGGAAGTCGAAGATTTTGTTGCGGGGAAAAACGTTGCCGCCGCTGCATATCCTTCGTGTATTCTTGTTAAGAAACAAACGTTTGCGACGCAAGATACATTCAATTCTGCGATGGAAATTCTTCCACATGAAATAGCGCATCAATGGTGGCCACTTTCTGTTTTTGTCAATGATGAAGACCTCGCCGTGCTTTCCGAAGGATTGTGCGAATTCTCTGCGCGTTTGTTCCACGAAACAAACGGCGACAACAGTATGCGAGATGATTTGCAATATCATCCGTTATTGCGTTCGTTGATAGTGCGCGCACAACAACAGAACGAAGTTCCGTTGCAAAAGAAAGCGGATTTGCGCACTATTCCGACGCAGTATTTGAAAGCGTATTATGTGCATACGATGCTGCGCATTGTCATCGGCGAAAAAAAATATGAAGAATTGCTTTCTGCATTTGCAAAAAATTTTTGGATGAAAAAAATTTCGCTTGATGATTTTCAAACACTTGCGGAAGTTCTTTCTGAAAAAAACCTCGATTGGTTTTTTGAGCAATGGGTAAAAAACACCGGCATTCCACGTTTGAAATTATACAATGTGAAAACGTTTTTTTCGGAACAACACTGGCGAACAAAAGGAAACGTGCGAGTTGTCGGTTATAAACAATTTACAACGCCGGTTTTTGTTGAAGCGCGGAGTGAACGGGATACCGTAGAGAAAAAAATTTTTTTAGGAAAACTTGAAAACGGAAAATATATAAACGATGTTTCATTCGAAATACGTACGAAGGAGAAACCGCGAGAAGTTATTCTCAACCCTCGCAGAGATATTTTGCTTTCTAAAAAGATGCCGCCGCGATTCAGCGATTTGCGTGAACCAGCAGATGGGATAATGATTATCGGCTCAAAAGCAAATACGGATTCGTTGTGGAAGTACGCGCGAAGAGATTCAGCGACAATGGACAAAGGAGGATGGTGGATTACGATGAAAGTGGATTCTGCAGTTACTCTTTCCGATTTACAGCGCGCGCGTGTTTTTCTGTATGGAACGAAAAAACAAAATTCCATCGCGGAGAAATTTGAAAAATATTTTCCCTTGCGTATAGTGAACGATTCTGCTATGTATCGGGATTCAATTTGGTTCGATACGACAAACACACTTGGAGTTATGGAAATTGCAGACAATTCTTTTTCTGCAAACGGTTTAGTTTGTTGGATTGCGCCGATTGGAAACAATGTTCAGATGCAACTATTACCGTATCCTCATTCGTATGTTGTTTTCAGAGAAGGCATACGCGTTGCTGAAGGAACGTGGGAAATTGAAGATGAAGAATATGCAGTGAAAATACAATAACGAACGAGAAAAATTCAAAAGTTTTCGATTTACGTTTGAAATCTAAAAAAGAATTTACTACATTTTCCCACGATTTGAAAAATTAATTAGGTTACGAACTTTATGATTCCACTTCGCACATACACAGTTGTTCCATCCATTCCTTCACAGTTGGCACGGCTCAATGAACTTGCCTTCAACCTTTGGTGGTCGTGGAGTCATGATGCAGTTGATTTGTTTTCGCGTCTTGACCCGGAACTGTGGGAAAAAAGTAATTTCAATCCGATAAAATTGCTTGGTTCAATCAAGCAGGAAAAGTTATTTGAGCGAATAAACGACGATGGATTTCTTTCCCAAATGAAACGTGTGCTGGAACAATTTGACGCGTATATGTCAAAAAAAACGTGGTTCGAGAAAAATTATTCCGATTGTCTTGATAAAAAAATTGCGTACTTCTCGATGGAGTTCGGAATTACTGATTGCCTTCCGATTTATTCCGGTGGTTTGGGAATTCTCGCTGGTGACCATTTGAAATCCGCTTCCGATTTAGGTTTGCCTCTCGTTGGCGTTGGACTGTTGTATCAACTTGGATATTTTCATCAACGATTGAATAACGATGGTTATCAACTGGAAGATTATCGGACGAATGATTTTTACAATATGCCGATTCGGCTGCAACGGACAGTTGACGGGAAGCCGTTAGTTATTGTCGTGCATTATCCAGCGCGAAAAGTATATGCCCAAGTTTGGATTGCACAAATAGGCCGTGTTCCATTGGTATTGCTTGATACAAACATTCCGCAAAATGCTCAACAGGACCAGGATATTTGCGATAAATTGTACGGCGGCGACCAGGAAGAATTGCGTATTAAACAGGAAGTAATGCTTGGCATCGGCGGAATGTATGCATTGGAAGCATTAGGAATTCACCCAACGGTGTATCATATGAACGAAGGACACGCAGCATTTCTAACGATGGAACATATTCGAAAATATGTTCAAACAGGACTTTCTCTTGAAGAATCAATAGAGATAGTGCGCGCAGGCAATATATTTACTACACATACACCCGTTCCTGCTGGTATAGATAAATTTCCAAGTGATGTTTTACAAAAATATTTGAAACATTATTGCGACGAGTTGGGAATTCCGTTTGAACAATTCCGCGCGATAGGATTGGAAAAACCGTGGGATACAAGCGATACGTTTTCGATGGCTGTGCTTGCGTTGCGTTTGTCGGTGTATAGTAACGGAGTGAGTAAGTTGCATGGGGAAGTATCGCAAAAAATGTGGACGCATGTTTACCCCGATATTCCCACGCAAGAAATTCCGATTCAGCATATTACGAACGGTGTGCATATAGATACGTGGCTTTCGCGAGATATGGCAGGATTATTTGACCGTTACATCGGAACACGGTGGAGAGAAAATCCTGCAGACCCGGAAATTTGGAAACGCATTGATACTATTCCCGATGGTGAACTTTGGCGTACACACGAACGGCGTCGAGAACGACTAATTGCTTATGCAAGAAAACGAATGAAAGAGCAATTAGAAAAACGCGGAGAAGCATTGAATGAAATTGAAATGGCATCATCCGTTCTGAATCCTGAAACACTTACGATAGGATTTGCGCGGCGATTCGCAACATATAAACGCGGGAGTTTACTCTTCAGAGATATTGAACGATTAGTAAAAATTCTCTCGGAAAATGCGCATCCTGTGCAGATTATTTATGCAGGAAAAGCGCATCCAAAAGATGAACCGGGGAAAGATGTTATTCGGGAAATCATTCACAAAATTCGCGATGAACGCTTACACGATAAAATAATCTTTCTTGAAGATTATGATTTCTCGCTTGCGCGTTATCTTGTTCGCGGGGTAGATATTTGGCTGAACACTCCTTTGCGTCCACGAGAAGCAAGCGGAACAAGCGGAATGAAAGCGGCAATTAATGGCGTACTCAATCTTTCTATTCTTGATGGTTGGTGGGATGAAGCGTATGTGCAAGGTAATGGTTGGGCAATTGGGAAAAAAGAAGTGTACGATTCCGAAGTGTTGCAGAACAAAGTCGAATCCGATGCTATTTATGATTTGTTGGAAAAAGAAATTGTTCCACTTTTCTATGACCGTAAGCGCGATTTTATTCCCCACGGTTGGATTGCAATGATGAAACAAGATTTAAAACAATTGTGTCCTGCATTCAATACACATCGAATGGTAAGCGATTATGCAAGAAACTATTATGTGCCAATGATTCAGCATAAAACTACACTGTCGGAAAATAATTACTCGCGCGGCAAATCGCTTGCAAAATGGAAACATTCAGTGAAGCAGCATTGGGGAAAAATTAAACTTGAATCGTTGAAGACTAACGGACATGACCAATTGTTGGTGCATTCTGAATTAAATATCGTCGTAGAAATGTTTTTGGATTCGATTCGTCCAGATGATGTAAGTGTTGAAGTGTTATATGGTTTGATAGATAAGAATCAACAAATTGTCGAGTGGGAAATATTGCAACTTGCTCATCAAAGTGAACAGAAAAAAGGTCACCATATTTTTGCAGGAAATATTCCGTGTCGTACAAGCGGTTTGCACGGATTTCAGGTTCGCGTTTTACCGAAACACGATGATTCCAGTTCAAAATTTGAAACGGGATTAATATTTTGGCCACAGGGAGCATAATGCAAACAAATCGTTAAACGATTTATTCCTTTACTTAAAAATATTCCGTGGAAAAAGTGTTGGGTGCTTTCGTTTTTAATGAAAGTACAAAAAGTTTGAATAGGAATTTTTCCTGTTCAATTTCAATAACTAATTCATAAACCATATACTTCTGATACAATTTTGAATGTGTTCGTTCCGTGTTATATGAAGCGTAATGCGAATGAACATTATCGCTGTTTCATAGCGTAAATTTTTGAGGCTGTTGCAAGTGTAAAGAGCATAAAAAATAATCCCGCCAAAACATCCACCACGTAGTGATACCGCAAGTACACGGTACTGAAAATAAGTAACGCTCCTGCAATCATAATAATCCATCGTGTTTTGATGTGAAATTTTTTCGAAAGGAACATTACGATAAGTGTCAGTTGAGTATGTCCGCTCGGAAAAACATCGCGTTGTACATAATCAATCGGATGAGAAACGTTCGTTGGAATTGATTCTCCCGCGTTGATAATTTCTCTGCAAACATTGGTGAGAAACATTCCCGGAAGTTCAATATCGAGTTGCGAAAAATCGTGCAATGTAAATCGCGGACCAACTGCAGGGACAAGAAAATACCCGATGTATGAAAGGAAAAAACCATACACGATGCAAAACACCGCAAAGCGAAATTCTTCTTTCGGTTCTCTTCGATACAATTCCATTCCTAAAAGAAGAAAGAGAAAATAATAACTCGTGTATGCGAGTTGTAAAATTTCCGTTAGAAAAGGAGAGGAAATTGTGTGCAACCATTGAGTTGGGTTTGTTCCAAACATCCACCAGTCCAACGCAATGAGGACATCATCAAAATCGTATTGCCACAACGGATGAATCATTCCGTATGTTTCTTTAAAAACAAGAGGAACGAGTATTACAGGATACCATGCATAAATGAAGCGAAGAATTTTTAATTCGTTTTTTGAAAGAACAATAATTCCGAATGACGCAACGCAATTGATAAGAATAAAAAGAAATGCGTTCGGAATGGAAGGAAAGAAAAAACAGTTGAGAAGTGTGAGAAAAAAAAGAAAACAAACGGAAATGAAATCCGTTGGGGAAAGTGAACGCATCAAAATTTTTCTTTAAACTAATCTGAGAAGTAATGTTGAAAGCGTTAAGAAAATTGACACGCCGATAATATCTTGAAAGGTTGTTTCAAATGGTCCTGCTGTTGCGGCAGGGTCGAAGCCGAGTTTTTTTGAAAGAACAGGAATCAGCGTTCCCATCGTTGCTGCAGTTGACATCGAGAGAAACATTGAAGAACCAACAACAACACCAATCATCAAATGCTGCGACCAAATTCCTGCAACGAGCCCTAATACAACTCCGCACACAATCGCCATCGTCCACACTGCGCGCATTTCTTGCCACCATTTTTTTTTCCAATCTGCAACTGCGATGTGTCCCGTTGATAATCCGCGCACCATGATGACTGCGGCTTGTAATCCTGTGTTTCCGGAAATTGCAGAAATTACCGGCATAAAACTTGCAAGTATAATAAGACGACTCAATGTTTGATTATACATTGAAATAACTATTCCCGTACAAAGAGAAAGAGCCATTGATGCAAGGAGAAACGGTAAGCGCATTTTTGCTATTTCGAGCGGAGATTTTTTTTCTATTTCCGCTGCGTCGCTTCCCGCCATTTTGTACATATCTTCCGACGCTTCCTCTTCCATAACATCGACAATGTCATCATGCGAAATTGTTCCAACGAGCGTTCCATCTCCGGCAACAATCGGTAGAATAACTAAATCGTACTTCTTGAATAAACGCGCAACTTCCTCTTGGTCAAGAAAAACATTTGCCGTAATAACATCACGGTTCATAACGTTCCGAACTTTTTTCTGCGGCGAGTGCAACAAAATATCTTTCAACCGTAAATCGCCGACGAGTTTTCCAGTTTCATCAACAATGAAGACGTTGTAAATTTCTTTCATTGTTTTCGAAGCTTTCCGAACAGCCGCAATTGCTCGATTCACAGTGTCGTTTGCAAATACTGCTACAAATTCTTTTGCCATTAAACCACCTGCAGATGTCGGTTCATATTGCAACAACTCCTGAACTTCACTCTGCGTCGGTTTGTCGAGACTTTCCAGAACTTGCTCTGCAATTTGCGCAGGCATCTCCGAAACTAAATCCGTTGCATCATCGGAATCGAGTTTGTTGATAATACTTGACAAGCGATGTTTGCCAAGAATTTCATACAACGAAGCGCGCTGCGCTTCATCGAGCATCGTGATGACTTCGCCGCCGATTTCTGCATCGAGCAAGTTGAAAAGATATTCTCCTTCTTCGCTGCTTAAGCGATTGATGAGATGTGCAATATCTGCAGGATATAAATCGTACAACAAATTTGCAAGAACCGAAACGGATTTCAATCGAATCAACTCGCTGAATTCTTGAATCAGTTCCTCATCCACTTCAATCAACATTGGCGGAGAAAGAATTTCAATCTTCTCCGTGTCTTCTTGCTCAGGTATGTCGTGATTGTTTTCTATCTCGTTGAATTGTTCTTCCATTGTTCTTTACGACAATGATGTGCGGTAATGTGTTGTAAAAAAATTAGTAATGTCGTTGCTTAACGCTATAAAATCTTCAATAGTTAATTCTTCGGGACGAACGTCGAGTTTGTATTTTGTTTGCAACAGATATTCGTTGATACGAGTTTCATCTGTTGGGAAATATTGTAATGCGTTGCGAAGAATTTTTCTTCTTTTTCCGAATGACGTGCGAACCGTTGCGCGAAAAATTTTTTCATCGAGAACTTTACTGTGCATTTTTTTGAAACGTAATTGCACAATTGCTGATGTTACGTTCGGTTTCGGATAAAAACAATTCGGCGAAACATCGAATAACAACTCAACTTCAGTATAATGTTGAGTCAAGACAGAAAGAATCCCGTATTCTTTCGTTCTTGGCTTTGCTATGAGTCGTTTTGCAACATCACGTTGGAGCATCAATGTTGCGTCGCGAATGATTTCTTTTCTGTTTGGTTCATCAAAAAGTTTGAACAAAATCGGACTTGTAATGTTGTATGGAATATTTCCAACAATACGAAGCGATGAAGAATACGTTCGAGAAATATTCTGTAAATCGCTTTCGAGAAAATCCTGATGAACAATTTCTGCTGAAGAAAACTTTTCCCGCAATTCATCGATAACGCGTTCGTCAATTTCATACGCCAGAAAATGCTTCACGCGGTTGAAAAAATATTTAGTCAGAACTCCGTGTCCCGGACCAATTTCAATCAGAACATCGTTTTTGGTTGACGCAACAGCATCAACAATTTTTCTTGCAATATTTTCATCGCGAAGAAAATTTTGTCCTAAATATTTTTTGGGCGAAACAAATGGCAACGGTGAAAAATTTTTGTGATAATATAAGAAAGGAAGGAAGGAAAAACTTCATTTTGTTAACTCATCTTTTTACAATATCTTTTCGCGTAAAATTTTTTTGGGGGGCCGTAGCTCAGCTGGGAGAGCGTCTGAATGGCATTCAGAAGGTCGAGAGTTCGATCCTCTTCGGCTCCACAAAGTAAAAGTTGAGAGTTTTATCAACAAGATTCTTTCGAATAAACCTCTTCTTTGCTATATATACAATGTCAAAATAAAAAATGCAAAATATCAAATTGGAATTTTATATAATCGGAAAAAATAAGTTCCAATTTTTATCTTTAAATTAAATTTGAAATCCCGTGGAAATTCACACGGGATTTTTTGTTTATGCAACACGAAAAAAATATTGCTGAACTGTTATTGATGTTGAACGTTGTTTCGCTTCGCATTAATTCCCCGTTCACGTGGGCTTCGGGAATCAAGTCACCGATTTATACCGATAACCGTTTGCTCATTTCTTTTCCGAACGAACGTAAAACGATTGTTGATGCGTTTATAGAAATGCTTGAGAATGAAATTGGCGATGTATTTGGTTTTGCCGGAACGGCGACAGCGGGAATTCCCTGGGCATCATTTCTTGCGCAAAAACTTTTCAAGCCGATGTGTTTTGTTCGTTCTTCTGCAAAAGATCACGGCAAAGAAAATTTGATAGAGGGAAAAATTGAAACAGAGAAAAAATATATCGTTGTCGAAGATTTGATTTCAACAGGAGGAAGTTCAATCAATGCAATTAATGCGGTGCGAAACGCGGGTGGAATTGTAGAACATTGTATTGCAATTTTTTCCTACGGACTTCCGAAAGCAAAAGCAAATTTTGCAAATGCGAATTGTAAACTTCACACGCTTACCAATTTTTCTTCTCTGATAGAAACTGCTGTTACGATGAAATATATTTCTGAAACTGAAAAAGAAATTATTTTAAAATGGAGAGAAAATCCAGAAAGTTGGAAATGCTAATTGTCATCACGAGCGAAGCGAAGTAAACTCTAGAAAATTTCTTCGTCACTTCGTTCCTCGGTATGAGGTAAACAAATGAAAAAAATAATCAAACTCAAAAAATCAGTTATTCCCAGTTGCGATGTGAGTTCGCTTTCATCTCTGAAAACATTGGTGAAAGAAACAACGAACATTAAAGGTGTCGGCGCGTACAAAATTGGGTTTCAACTTGCGCTTGGGTTTGGTTTTCCAAAAGTGATTGAAGTGATTCGCAAATATTCTTCGCTGCCGATTATTTACGACCATCAGAAAGCGGGGAATGATATTCCGGAAATGGGAAAACGATTTGCAGAAGTGTGTTGCGATATTGAAGCCGTGATTTTATTTCCGTTCACAGGACCAACATCGGAACGAGAATGGATTCGCGCAGTGAAGAAACAAAAACTTGGATTGATCGTCGGTGGTGAAATGACGCACAAAAACTTTTTGGAAAATGATGATGGATTTATTCGTTACGATGCGCCGAATGAAATTTATTCCATTGCAGCAGAGGAAGGGGTTTGCGATTTTGTTGTTCCCGGGAATAAACCGGAGAGAATTTCTTTTTACAAAACTCTAATTCAATCGAGAGGAATTATGCAGCCGATATTTTATTCTCCGGGATTTATTACGCAAGGAGGAAATGTTTCCGACGCAGTACAATCTGCGGGAGAATATTATCACGCAATTGTTGGTCGTGCGATTTATGAAGCAAAGGATATCGCACAAGCGACGGAAGAAATTGTGAAGCAATTAGGAATTAAAAATTAGGAATTAGGAATTATGAATTTAGAAATACAAGACATAAATGACGAGTTATATCACAACTGCGGCATCGCTGCCGTCCAGTTGAAACACAAAGCAACGTCTTCTTCGAAAACGCTTTCGTACATTTATCGCTTGCTGCTCAATCAACAAAATCGCGGACAGTTAAGTACGGGATTTACG
This genomic window from Ignavibacteria bacterium contains:
- a CDS encoding M1 family metallopeptidase, which codes for MLLLLILAAVENILSENNSVNNVLSHSAYITIFPSEQSLSIVDTFVVVTSGSEIPLRLSQTFEIDAAEINGRRTIPLREGALLQIRDVLSDTNTIVLQYHGRTPSNEMTHCSDSFAVLREEDVLPQGFHDYRFATITLQVPNDWEAIASGKLIEKKTENDSVIFCWKTETLVPSLGWFVAGKYYVATTYVDSIPIMTYVSFSDTAVVEKLHSLSKNVLKVFQEKFNTYRFPKLAIVEVEDFVAGKNVAAAAYPSCILVKKQTFATQDTFNSAMEILPHEIAHQWWPLSVFVNDEDLAVLSEGLCEFSARLFHETNGDNSMRDDLQYHPLLRSLIVRAQQQNEVPLQKKADLRTIPTQYLKAYYVHTMLRIVIGEKKYEELLSAFAKNFWMKKISLDDFQTLAEVLSEKNLDWFFEQWVKNTGIPRLKLYNVKTFFSEQHWRTKGNVRVVGYKQFTTPVFVEARSERDTVEKKIFLGKLENGKYINDVSFEIRTKEKPREVILNPRRDILLSKKMPPRFSDLREPADGIMIIGSKANTDSLWKYARRDSATMDKGGWWITMKVDSAVTLSDLQRARVFLYGTKKQNSIAEKFEKYFPLRIVNDSAMYRDSIWFDTTNTLGVMEIADNSFSANGLVCWIAPIGNNVQMQLLPYPHSYVVFREGIRVAEGTWEIEDEEYAVKIQ
- a CDS encoding glycosyltransferase family 1 protein, which gives rise to MIPLRTYTVVPSIPSQLARLNELAFNLWWSWSHDAVDLFSRLDPELWEKSNFNPIKLLGSIKQEKLFERINDDGFLSQMKRVLEQFDAYMSKKTWFEKNYSDCLDKKIAYFSMEFGITDCLPIYSGGLGILAGDHLKSASDLGLPLVGVGLLYQLGYFHQRLNNDGYQLEDYRTNDFYNMPIRLQRTVDGKPLVIVVHYPARKVYAQVWIAQIGRVPLVLLDTNIPQNAQQDQDICDKLYGGDQEELRIKQEVMLGIGGMYALEALGIHPTVYHMNEGHAAFLTMEHIRKYVQTGLSLEESIEIVRAGNIFTTHTPVPAGIDKFPSDVLQKYLKHYCDELGIPFEQFRAIGLEKPWDTSDTFSMAVLALRLSVYSNGVSKLHGEVSQKMWTHVYPDIPTQEIPIQHITNGVHIDTWLSRDMAGLFDRYIGTRWRENPADPEIWKRIDTIPDGELWRTHERRRERLIAYARKRMKEQLEKRGEALNEIEMASSVLNPETLTIGFARRFATYKRGSLLFRDIERLVKILSENAHPVQIIYAGKAHPKDEPGKDVIREIIHKIRDERLHDKIIFLEDYDFSLARYLVRGVDIWLNTPLRPREASGTSGMKAAINGVLNLSILDGWWDEAYVQGNGWAIGKKEVYDSEVLQNKVESDAIYDLLEKEIVPLFYDRKRDFIPHGWIAMMKQDLKQLCPAFNTHRMVSDYARNYYVPMIQHKTTLSENNYSRGKSLAKWKHSVKQHWGKIKLESLKTNGHDQLLVHSELNIVVEMFLDSIRPDDVSVEVLYGLIDKNQQIVEWEILQLAHQSEQKKGHHIFAGNIPCRTSGLHGFQVRVLPKHDDSSSKFETGLIFWPQGA
- a CDS encoding phosphatase PAP2 family protein, with product MRSLSPTDFISVCFLFFLTLLNCFFFPSIPNAFLFILINCVASFGIIVLSKNELKILRFIYAWYPVILVPLVFKETYGMIHPLWQYDFDDVLIALDWWMFGTNPTQWLHTISSPFLTEILQLAYTSYYFLFLLLGMELYRREPKEEFRFAVFCIVYGFFLSYIGYFLVPAVGPRFTLHDFSQLDIELPGMFLTNVCREIINAGESIPTNVSHPIDYVQRDVFPSGHTQLTLIVMFLSKKFHIKTRWIIMIAGALLIFSTVYLRYHYVVDVLAGLFFMLFTLATASKIYAMKQR
- the mgtE gene encoding magnesium transporter; protein product: MEEQFNEIENNHDIPEQEDTEKIEILSPPMLIEVDEELIQEFSELIRLKSVSVLANLLYDLYPADIAHLINRLSSEEGEYLFNLLDAEIGGEVITMLDEAQRASLYEILGKHRLSSIINKLDSDDATDLVSEMPAQIAEQVLESLDKPTQSEVQELLQYEPTSAGGLMAKEFVAVFANDTVNRAIAAVRKASKTMKEIYNVFIVDETGKLVGDLRLKDILLHSPQKKVRNVMNRDVITANVFLDQEEVARLFKKYDLVILPIVAGDGTLVGTISHDDIVDVMEEEASEDMYKMAGSDAAEIEKKSPLEIAKMRLPFLLASMALSLCTGIVISMYNQTLSRLIILASFMPVISAISGNTGLQAAVIMVRGLSTGHIAVADWKKKWWQEMRAVWTMAIVCGVVLGLVAGIWSQHLMIGVVVGSSMFLSMSTAATMGTLIPVLSKKLGFDPAATAGPFETTFQDIIGVSIFLTLSTLLLRLV
- the rsmA gene encoding ribosomal RNA small subunit methyltransferase A, translated to MPFVSPKKYLGQNFLRDENIARKIVDAVASTKNDVLIEIGPGHGVLTKYFFNRVKHFLAYEIDERVIDELREKFSSAEIVHQDFLESDLQNISRTYSSSLRIVGNIPYNITSPILFKLFDEPNRKEIIRDATLMLQRDVAKRLIAKPRTKEYGILSVLTQHYTEVELLFDVSPNCFYPKPNVTSAIVQLRFKKMHSKVLDEKIFRATVRTSFGKRRKILRNALQYFPTDETRINEYLLQTKYKLDVRPEELTIEDFIALSNDITNFFTTHYRTSLS
- a CDS encoding orotate phosphoribosyltransferase; amino-acid sequence: MQHEKNIAELLLMLNVVSLRINSPFTWASGIKSPIYTDNRLLISFPNERKTIVDAFIEMLENEIGDVFGFAGTATAGIPWASFLAQKLFKPMCFVRSSAKDHGKENLIEGKIETEKKYIVVEDLISTGGSSINAINAVRNAGGIVEHCIAIFSYGLPKAKANFANANCKLHTLTNFSSLIETAVTMKYISETEKEIILKWRENPESWKC